From the genome of Pelobacter propionicus DSM 2379, one region includes:
- a CDS encoding FliI/YscN family ATPase, with protein MPKSSIDLAKYRFAVENATPIRLNGKVTQVVGLVIEGYCPDTSVGAICEIRPQVGEPIPAEVVGFRNNKTLLMPLGELRGVGLDSLISIRREQASMGVGPLMLGRVIDGLGNPIDDRGPLHVEEEYPIYATPVNPMTRPPIRKPLDLGIRSINGLLTCGQGQRVGIMAGSGVGKSTLLGMIARYTEADVNVIALIGERGRELREFIEKDLQEIGLKKSVVVVATSDQPPLVRMRGAYIATTIAEYFQKQGKKVLLMMDSVTRFAMAMREVGLAIGEPPTTKGYTPSVFAALPKLLERAGNFTDGSITGLYTVLVEGDDFNEPISDAVRSILDGHIVLTRNLASRNIYPPIDILASASRVMNDVTVTDHQELVGKFKEAMATYRQSEDLINIGAYKSGSNPGIDYAISKMDGMTAYLKQAVRDPANLQESVESLKALFQD; from the coding sequence GTGCCCAAGTCATCCATTGATCTGGCAAAATACCGCTTTGCCGTGGAAAATGCGACCCCGATCAGATTGAATGGCAAGGTTACCCAGGTGGTGGGACTCGTTATCGAGGGGTATTGTCCCGACACATCCGTCGGGGCTATTTGCGAGATTCGTCCACAGGTGGGTGAACCGATCCCGGCCGAGGTAGTTGGTTTCCGCAACAACAAGACATTGCTGATGCCATTGGGGGAACTGAGGGGAGTCGGGCTGGACAGCCTCATCTCCATCAGGAGAGAACAGGCTTCCATGGGAGTTGGTCCGCTCATGCTGGGGCGAGTCATCGATGGGCTTGGTAATCCGATCGATGATAGAGGTCCCCTGCACGTGGAGGAGGAGTATCCGATTTACGCGACGCCGGTCAATCCCATGACACGGCCTCCCATTCGCAAACCACTGGATCTGGGCATCAGGAGCATAAACGGGTTGCTGACCTGCGGTCAAGGGCAGCGTGTCGGAATTATGGCTGGTTCAGGTGTCGGTAAGTCGACACTGCTGGGCATGATTGCACGCTATACCGAGGCGGATGTGAACGTGATCGCCCTTATCGGTGAACGGGGACGAGAATTACGCGAGTTCATCGAGAAGGATCTTCAGGAGATTGGCCTCAAGAAATCCGTTGTCGTGGTGGCCACCTCTGATCAACCTCCACTGGTACGTATGCGTGGCGCCTACATCGCCACAACCATTGCCGAATACTTTCAGAAACAGGGCAAGAAAGTGCTGCTCATGATGGACTCCGTGACACGGTTTGCCATGGCCATGCGCGAAGTTGGACTTGCCATCGGTGAGCCACCTACCACCAAAGGGTACACACCGTCGGTATTCGCTGCCTTGCCGAAGCTACTCGAACGCGCCGGAAATTTTACCGATGGCAGCATTACCGGTCTGTATACGGTTCTTGTGGAGGGTGATGACTTTAACGAACCGATTTCCGATGCCGTGCGGAGTATCCTTGACGGGCACATCGTTTTGACCCGCAACCTGGCTTCCCGCAACATCTACCCACCCATCGATATTCTGGCTAGTGCCAGCAGGGTCATGAACGATGTGACCGTTACCGATCACCAGGAACTGGTCGGCAAGTTCAAGGAGGCGATGGCCACATACCGTCAGTCCGAAGACCTCATCAATATCGGTGCGTACAAATCAGGCAGCAACCCAGGCATAGATTATGCAATATCAAAAATGGATGGAATGACAGCATACCTGAAACAGGCTGTGCGAGACCCGGCTAATCTTCAAGAATCCGTTGAGAGCTTGAAAGCTCTTTTTCAGGATTAA
- the fliJ gene encoding flagellar export protein FliJ, with amino-acid sequence MFVATAKQFELEQVLKYRLDVERLRKQEFATAKQGFDHAHERLKREEAQTQSISQEFFIRQSELGSIEEIRRYADFFARKREEIKTHKKHVDHLGHILSERRATLLDATKDKKVLESLKEKKATEFKLEMDRKEQSFMDEIAVQKKDERA; translated from the coding sequence ATGTTCGTGGCGACGGCTAAGCAGTTCGAACTGGAACAGGTACTCAAATATCGCCTGGATGTGGAACGCCTCAGGAAGCAGGAGTTCGCCACCGCAAAGCAGGGCTTTGATCATGCCCATGAACGACTAAAACGAGAAGAAGCACAGACTCAGAGCATCTCTCAGGAGTTTTTTATTCGGCAGAGCGAGTTGGGTTCCATTGAGGAAATTCGCAGATATGCGGATTTTTTTGCGCGCAAGCGTGAAGAAATCAAGACTCATAAAAAGCATGTCGATCATCTGGGGCACATCCTGAGCGAACGGCGCGCCACCCTATTGGACGCGACCAAAGACAAGAAGGTTCTGGAATCACTCAAAGAAAAGAAAGCTACCGAGTTCAAGCTGGAAATGGACAGGAAAGAACAGTCATTCATGGACGAGATCGCAGTGCAAAAAAAAGATGAGAGGGCCTGA
- a CDS encoding MotE family protein encodes MVRPLLVIIAILCSCLLPSASPYRQIMAATEEGVDPKKGGGTDQPLSASRAAREEKAIQDARRQQLAEREAALAAKEQELKKLGTRLELQIKSLDESKKRLDDSVKVKKLLQDEKQKKMIAVFKKMRPEQAGQLMDKLEEDKAIFLLNQMDTKTVSKLVPYLKQPRVVKWITENLKGMP; translated from the coding sequence ATGGTTCGCCCATTGCTCGTGATCATTGCCATCCTGTGTTCCTGCCTTCTTCCTTCAGCGTCTCCCTACAGACAGATCATGGCGGCAACGGAAGAGGGAGTTGATCCGAAGAAAGGGGGGGGGACAGACCAGCCATTGAGTGCGTCCCGTGCCGCTCGTGAGGAAAAAGCAATCCAGGATGCCCGCCGCCAACAACTGGCGGAACGGGAAGCAGCCTTGGCCGCCAAGGAACAGGAGTTAAAGAAACTGGGTACCCGGCTCGAGTTACAGATCAAATCGCTGGATGAGTCCAAGAAGCGATTGGACGATTCAGTGAAGGTTAAAAAGCTGCTGCAGGATGAAAAACAGAAAAAGATGATCGCTGTTTTCAAGAAGATGCGACCTGAACAGGCTGGACAATTGATGGACAAACTCGAAGAGGATAAGGCTATCTTTTTGCTCAACCAAATGGATACCAAAACAGTATCAAAACTGGTTCCTTACTTGAAACAACCCAGAGTTGTCAAATGGATCACGGAAAACCTGAAAGGCATGCCTTAG